From Anopheles darlingi chromosome 2, idAnoDarlMG_H_01, whole genome shotgun sequence, the proteins below share one genomic window:
- the LOC125952655 gene encoding fibrinogen-like protein A, producing MKFTVCFLLFCAACHLGVTNNSTENSIVVIPDGIYGFGLEMLLTKMENMERKLLEVLEHWHQMESYKAVLEKRFTDSMRDLGRNMSILQDQSLLIVEQPKASATFSSCKAIASKVSGVYEIHINNVTPPFDAFCEQEKFRGGWLVVQHRFDGSVDFYRAWAEYRAGFGDVNTEFWLGLEKMHQLTTARPHEIIIELKDFSGNYAYARYDKFKIGSESEHYTLTLGNYSGTAGDSMGSNNGRRFSSIDRDNGDWPKSDGCVNYSRGAWWHRACTGANLNGPYNNARSSKSMFWLDFKGYQGLSFSRMMIRPL from the coding sequence ATGAAGtttactgtttgttttttattgttttgtgctGCTTGTCATTTAGGTGTAACGAATAATAGCACTGAAAACTCCATCGTCGTGATCCCAGATGGAATTTATGGATTCGGGTTGGAGATGCTGCTTACAAAGATGGAAAACATGGAGCGCAAGTTATTGGAGGTGCTGGAACATTGGCACCAAATGGAAAGCTACAAGGCAGTTCTCGAAAAAAGGTTCACCGATTCCATGAGGGACCTCGGCCGGAATATGAGCATATTACAGGATCAATCGTTGCTGATCGTGGAACAGCCAAAAGCTAGCGCTACCTTTTCATCGTGCAAAGCCATAGCATCGAAAGTGTCAGGGGTGTATGAAATCCATATCAACAACGTTACTCCGCCATTTGACGCGTTTTGTGAGCAAGAAAAGTTTAGAGGCGGTTGGCTCGTTGTGCAACATCGGTTCGACGGCTCCGTTGATTTTTACCGGGCCTGGGCAGAATACCGTGCGGGCTTTGGCGACGTGAACACGGAATTCTGGCTCGGGCTGGAAAAAATGCACCAGCTAACGACGGCTAGGCCACATGAGATAATTATCGAGTTAAAGGACTTTAGCGGCAACTACGCGTATGCGCGCTACGATAAATTCAAGATAGGTAGTGAGAGTGAGCACTACACACTAACGCTGGGAAACTATAGTGGAACTGCAGGAGACTCGATGGGTAGTAATAATGGAAGGAGATTCTCATCCATTGATCGAGATAATGGAGACTGGCCCAAGTCTGATGGTTGTGTTAATTACTCTAGAGGTGCCTGGTGGCACAGAGCTTGCACCGGTGCGAATTTGAATGGACCTTACAACAATGCACGGAGTAGTAAGTCAATGTTTTGGTTAGATTTCAAAGGCTATCAAGGATTGAGTTTCTccaggatgatgatcaggCCATTGTAA